A window of Erpetoichthys calabaricus chromosome 12, fErpCal1.3, whole genome shotgun sequence contains these coding sequences:
- the LOC114663000 gene encoding tripartite motif-containing protein 16-like yields the protein MSSNAISMSERRLGSGMPGVVECQECTGSKQMAVNSCLTCLISFCEIHVQSHKENEAFKGHRLVAPDVNLPQKICSKHHMLMEVFCGTDRESICYKCVCLEHKTHEILTPEAGRSEKQEEVPETMQEIQKRMKMNEEKVKEIKTALSEFKTIVEEKNKEYEETFDFLFQSIARKKKEVIKSITEYEQREEEKVKDLIKKLEKETDELKMRGTELEKLTKTDDHIHFLQTFPAFRASLGERNTEDTAININLFQDQLINNLNYLKKLLDKLSNFKFEETTDPGSSHILENLHQPTAMKELKIAERNGVPDSEEKDVIKHDYEGAGPLRKYPNVQVIGGENTFGAREEFLRRLDEMKSIRYQTFSDTKSKLVLLFCSVVSRLGKDISHALRQISAGTKIILVIMHHTPDPRLILVDSSKFVEEKDVLLTVDCLFHEQRGFHNSSLNQEALKKVFNVILKN from the exons ATGTCTTCAAATGCTATCAGTATGTCAGAAAGACGACTCGGCTCAGGAATGCCTGGAGTCGTGGAGTGTCAAGAGTGCACTGGCTCAAAACAAATGGCCGTCAACAGCTGCCTGACCTGCCTGATCTCATTCTGTGAGATTCACGTCCAATCACACAAGGAGAATGAGGCTTTTAAGGGACACAGGCTTGTTGCTCCAGATGTTAACCTGCCACAGAAGATCTGCTCAAAGCACCACATGCTAATGGAAGTTTTTTGCGGAACTGATCGAGAGAGCATTTGCTACAAGTGTGTATGCCTTGAACATAAAACTCACGAGATATTGACACCTGAGGCTGGGAGATCAGAAAAACAG GAGGAGGTACCAGAGACAATGCAAGAAATccagaaaagaatgaaaatgaatgaagaaaaagtCAAGGAGATCAAAACAGCTCTTTCCGAGTTTAAA ACTATCGTGGAAGAGAAGAATAAGGAATATGAGGAGACCTTCGACTTTCTGTTTCAGTCTATTGCCAGGAAGAAAAAAGAGGTGATTAAAAGTATTACAGAATATGaacagagagaagaagagaaggtCAAAGACCTCATAAAGAAACTAGAGAAGGAAACTGATGAGCTGAAGATGAGAGGCACAGAGCTGGAAAAGCTTACAAAAACAGATGATCACATTCACTTCCTCCAG ACGTTTCCAGCTTTCCGTGCTTCTTTGGGAGAAAGAAACACTGAGGACACCGCTATTAACATAAATCTCTTCCAAGACCAGCTCATCAATAACCTGAATTATCTTAAGAAGCTTCTGGATAAGCTAAGCAACTTTAAATTTGAGGAAACAACAGACCCTG GTTCAAGTCATATCTTAGAGAACCTTCATCAACCAACTGCAATGAAag AACTAAAGATTGCAGAAAGAAATGGTGTACCTGATTCTGAAGAGAAAGACGTAATTAAGCATGATTATGAAG GTGCAGGTCCATTGAGAAAATACCCCAATG TTCAAGTCATTGGTGGGGAGAATACTTTCGGTGCCAGAGAAGAATTTTTAAGAAGACTTGATGAGATGAAAAGCATCCGCTATCAGACTTTTTCTGATACAAAAAGTAAGCTGGTGCTGCTCTTCTGTAGTGTCGTATCTCGATTAGGAAAGGATATCAGCCATGCACTTCGGCAAATTTCTG CTGGCACAAAAATTATTCTGGTCATCATGCATCATACTCCTGATCCCCGTCTTATATTGGTGGACAGCAGTAAATTTGTGGAAGAGAAAGATGTATTATTGACAGTGGACTGCCTTTTCCATGAACAACGTGGCTTCCATAATTCCTCTTTAAATCAAGAAGCACTAAAAAAGGTTTTCAATGTTatacttaaaaactaa